From the Helicobacter pylori genome, one window contains:
- the xerH gene encoding tyrosine recombinase XerH, with protein MKHPLEELKDPIENLLLWIGRFLRYKCTSLSNSQVKDQNKVFECLNEFNHAFISSSQLEKVCKKARNAGLLGINTYALPLLKFHEYFSKARLITERLAFNSLKSIDEVMLAEFLSIYTGGLSLATKKNYRIALLGLFSYIDKQNQDENEKSYIYNITLKNISGANQSAGNKLPTHLNNEELEKFLESIDRIEMSAKVRARNRLLIKIIVFTGMRSNEALQLKIKDFTLENGCYTILIKGKGDKYRAVMLKAFHIESLLKEWLTERELYPVKNDLLFCNQKGSALTQAYLYKQVERIINFAGLRREKNGAHMLRHSFATLLYQKRHDLILVQEALGHASLNTSRIYTHFDKQRLKEAASIWEEK; from the coding sequence ATGAAACACCCCCTAGAAGAATTAAAAGACCCTATAGAAAATCTTTTGCTATGGATTGGGCGCTTTTTGCGTTACAAATGCACAAGCCTGTCTAATTCCCAAGTGAAAGATCAAAACAAGGTTTTTGAATGCTTGAACGAATTCAATCATGCATTCATCAGCTCAAGCCAATTGGAAAAAGTTTGCAAAAAAGCCCGTAATGCCGGATTACTAGGGATCAACACCTACGCATTGCCCCTACTCAAATTTCATGAATATTTTAGCAAAGCCAGACTGATAACCGAAAGGCTTGCTTTTAATTCGCTCAAAAGCATAGACGAAGTCATGTTGGCTGAATTTTTAAGTATTTATACCGGGGGTTTGAGTTTAGCCACCAAGAAAAATTACCGGATCGCCCTACTAGGGCTTTTTAGCTATATAGACAAGCAAAATCAAGATGAAAATGAAAAATCTTATATCTATAATATCACGCTTAAAAACATCAGCGGAGCGAATCAAAGCGCAGGCAACAAGCTCCCTACTCATTTAAACAATGAAGAATTAGAAAAATTTTTAGAGAGTATTGATAGAATAGAGATGTCCGCTAAAGTGCGCGCACGAAACCGCCTGCTCATTAAAATCATCGTTTTTACAGGCATGCGTTCCAATGAAGCCTTACAGCTTAAAATAAAGGATTTCACTTTAGAAAATGGCTGTTATACGATTTTGATTAAAGGCAAGGGCGATAAATACAGAGCGGTGATGCTCAAAGCTTTCCACATTGAGAGCCTTTTGAAAGAATGGCTCACAGAAAGGGAATTGTATCCTGTTAAAAACGATTTATTGTTTTGCAACCAAAAAGGCAGTGCTTTAACGCAAGCTTATTTGTATAAGCAAGTGGAGCGCATCATCAATTTTGCCGGACTCAGGCGGGAGAAAAATGGGGCACACATGTTAAGGCACTCTTTTGCGACCTTGCTTTATCAAAAACGCCATGATTTGATTTTAGTCCAAGAAGCTCTAGGGCATGCGAGCTTGAACACGAGCAGGATTTACACGCATTTTGACAAACAGCGTTTAAAAGAAGCGGCGAGCATTTGGGAAGAAAAATAA
- a CDS encoding methylated-DNA--[protein]-cysteine S-methyltransferase → MVLYHYYFKTPKSFPLEYLHLCANESHLLRLDFDATNFSHNTPMNAPLKLSVQALERYFLGQLFEFDAPLDLIGTFFQKQVWSALMTIPYGKTKSYDEIAKLINNPKSCRAIGNANRNNPISLIVPCHRVVRKNGALGGYNGGIEVKKWLLEFESKILNERAKNFLIS, encoded by the coding sequence ATGGTTTTATACCACTACTATTTTAAGACCCCTAAGAGTTTCCCTTTAGAGTATTTGCATTTGTGCGCTAATGAGAGCCATTTATTGAGATTGGATTTTGATGCGACCAATTTTTCTCATAACACCCCTATGAATGCCCCATTAAAACTCAGCGTTCAAGCCTTAGAGCGCTATTTTTTGGGACAACTTTTTGAATTTGATGCGCCTTTAGATTTGATAGGGACTTTTTTTCAAAAACAAGTTTGGTCTGCGTTAATGACTATTCCTTATGGTAAAACAAAAAGTTACGATGAAATCGCAAAACTCATTAATAACCCTAAATCTTGCAGAGCTATTGGCAACGCTAACCGCAATAACCCTATTTCTTTGATCGTGCCTTGTCATAGAGTGGTGCGTAAAAATGGCGCTTTAGGGGGGTATAATGGGGGCATAGAAGTCAAAAAGTGGCTGTTAGAATTTGAAAGCAAAATTTTAAATGAGCGAGCTAAAAATTTTTTAATTTCTTAA
- a CDS encoding sulfite exporter TauE/SafE family protein encodes MDIYALYITIGLFTGILSGIFGIGGGMIIVPIMLATGHSFEESIGISILQMVLSSFVGSVLNFKKKSLDFSLGLLIGAGGLIGASFSGFILKIVSSKILMVIFALLVVYSMIQFVLKPKKKDLITDTKRYHLQGLKLVLIGALTGFFAITLGIGGGMLMVPLMHYFLGYDSKKCVALGLFFILFSSISGAFSLIYHHIINQEVLLAGAIVGLGSVMGVSIGIKWIMGLLNEKMHKALILGVYGLSLLIVLYKIFF; translated from the coding sequence ATGGATATTTATGCGTTATACATAACGATAGGGCTTTTTACTGGCATTCTATCAGGGATTTTTGGCATTGGTGGGGGGATGATCATTGTCCCTATCATGCTCGCAACCGGGCATTCTTTTGAAGAATCCATCGGCATTTCCATTTTGCAAATGGTTCTTTCATCGTTCGTTGGCTCTGTTTTGAATTTCAAAAAAAAATCGCTTGATTTTTCTTTAGGCTTGTTGATAGGGGCAGGAGGGCTGATAGGGGCGAGTTTTAGCGGTTTCATTTTAAAAATCGTTTCCAGTAAAATTTTAATGGTTATTTTCGCGCTTTTAGTCGTGTATTCTATGATCCAATTTGTTCTAAAACCCAAAAAAAAAGATTTGATAACAGATACCAAACGCTACCATTTGCAAGGTTTGAAACTAGTTTTAATTGGCGCGCTCACAGGATTTTTTGCTATCACTTTAGGGATTGGTGGGGGGATGCTCATGGTGCCTTTGATGCATTATTTTTTAGGGTATGATTCTAAAAAATGCGTGGCGTTAGGGCTATTTTTCATCTTGTTTTCTTCCATTTCAGGAGCTTTTTCTTTAATATATCACCACATCATCAATCAAGAAGTGCTTTTAGCAGGGGCGATTGTGGGCTTAGGCTCAGTTATGGGCGTGAGTATTGGGATTAAATGGATCATGGGGCTTTTGAATGAAAAGATGCATAAAGCTTTGATTTTAGGGGTGTATGGTTTGTCGCTATTGATTGTTTTATACAAAATCTTTTTTTGA